A stretch of the Patescibacteria group bacterium genome encodes the following:
- a CDS encoding glycosyltransferase produces the protein MDNPLVSVIVHTKNEEKNIANCLKSIKAQDYENIE, from the coding sequence ATGGATAATCCTTTGGTTAGCGTAATCGTTCATACTAAAAATGAAGAAAAAAATATTGCCAATTGCTTAAAATCGATTAAGGCTCAAGATTATGAAAATATTGAGAT